GCGGCGGGTTCGTTCACCAACCCGCTCAACGGCAGCGCCGACCCGACGCTGACGTACGTGAACGGCAACTACTACCTGGCGACCACGCTGGGGGACCGGATCGGCATCTGGCGCTCGCCGCGGCTGGCCGGGCTGGCCACCGCCGGGGAGACCACGGTGTGGCGGGACGGCGACCCGAGCCGTAACCAGCAGCTGTGGGCTCCGGCGCTGTACCGGTTCGGGCAGCGCTGGTACATCTACTACACCGCCAGCAACGGCACCGACGCCGCGCACCGCAACTATGTGATCGAGTCTGACGGCGACGACCCGCTGGGCCCGTACCACTTCAAGGCCCGCATCGCCGACCACGGCGAGTACGCCATCGACGGCGAGCCGTTCGTGCACAACGGGCAGATGTACTTCGCCTGGGCCGGACCCGGCCGCGGCATGGGCGGCCCGGCACAGCTCTACCTGCAGCGCATGGACACGCCGTGGTCGGTGACCGGCTCGCGGGTGGCGCTGCCGGCCAGCGGCGGCTGCACCGAGGTGCGCGAGGGCCCGACCGGCCTGCGCGGCGCGAACCGGCTGTTCCTGGTGTACTCCACCTGCGACACCGGCAAGCCCGACTACCAACTGTGGATGAAGTCGATCGCCAACGGTGCCGACCCGCTGGTGCCGGCCAACTGGCTCCAGCACGCCGGGCCGGTGTTCTGGCGCAACGACGCCGCGGGCGTCTACGGTCCGGGCCACAACGGCTTCTTCAAGTCGCCCGACGGCAGCGAGGACTGGATCGTCTACCACGGCAAGACCACGTCGGCGTACACCTACGCGGGCCGGACCACCCGGGCCCAGAAGATCGGCTGGAACGCCGACGGCACCCCGAACATGGGCCGCCCGTACGCGCTGGGCACCGCGCTGACCCCGCCCGCGGGCGACCCGGACAACCCGTCGACGGCCTGGTCGCAGATCGTCGACAACACCACCGAGGGCCGGTTCACCGCGAGCGCCGCGTGGGGTGTGTCGTCGTACTCCACCCAGCGCTACGGCGCCGACTACCGCTACGCCGAGCCCGTGTCGGCCAGCGACGCGGCCTGGTACCGGTTCGCGGTGCCGGAGACCGCCACCTACCGGGTGGACGCGTGGTGGCCCGCGCTGCCCGGGTACAGCACGAAGGCGCCGTACGTGATCGTCACGCCGAGCGGCAACCAGACCGTGCACGTCGACCAGCGCTACAACGGCGGCGGCTGGCGCACCCTGGGCACCTTCACGCTGAGCGCGGGTGACGAGAACAAGGTCGGGGTGAGCCGCT
The Catellatospora sp. IY07-71 DNA segment above includes these coding regions:
- a CDS encoding family 43 glycosylhydrolase, with product MRRLTLLLTTLLLLVVPGVPARAAGSFTNPLNGSADPTLTYVNGNYYLATTLGDRIGIWRSPRLAGLATAGETTVWRDGDPSRNQQLWAPALYRFGQRWYIYYTASNGTDAAHRNYVIESDGDDPLGPYHFKARIADHGEYAIDGEPFVHNGQMYFAWAGPGRGMGGPAQLYLQRMDTPWSVTGSRVALPASGGCTEVREGPTGLRGANRLFLVYSTCDTGKPDYQLWMKSIANGADPLVPANWLQHAGPVFWRNDAAGVYGPGHNGFFKSPDGSEDWIVYHGKTTSAYTYAGRTTRAQKIGWNADGTPNMGRPYALGTALTPPAGDPDNPSTAWSQIVDNTTEGRFTASAAWGVSSYSTQRYGADYRYAEPVSASDAAWYRFAVPETATYRVDAWWPALPGYSTKAPYVIVTPSGNQTVHVDQRYNGGGWRTLGTFTLSAGDENKVGVSRWTNGTGLVIADAVRLTRV